The Nanoarchaeota archaeon genome contains the following window.
TAATTTATTAAAAGAATTTCCGTAATTTCTTTATCATTTCTCTTATTTTAAGTAAATTTGATCATGATGATCAAAATTTTCAAAGGAGATAATCTGATTCTTCAATATTCATCTCAAAATTAAATCTCCACTACATAAATCTTAAAAACCACTATATTTTCCTTGAAATATGAAAATTTTAGTTACAGGGGGGGCAGGGTTTATCGGAAGCCAGATAGTTGATTTATTAATCAAAAAAGATTATGAGGTTGTAATAATAGATAATTTAAGCACAGGCAAGAAAGATTATATAAATGACAAGGCTAAATTTTATGAAGCAGACATTACTAAAGAGATAGATTTAATTTTTAAAAAAGAAAAACCAGAAATTGTAATTCATATGGCTGCACAAGTAATGCTAAGAGATTCTTTAGAAAATCCAATTTATGATGCTAAAACAAATATTTTTGGAACAATAAATGTGCTAGAATCTTGCAGAAAACATAATGTTAAAAAAATAATTTATACATCAACAATAGCAGTCATCGGAGAGCCAGAATACCTGCCTGTGGATGAAAAACATCTGGGAAAACCATGCTCACCATATGGGATTTCAAAATATACAGCAGAGCATTATGTCAGAGCATATAATCAATTATGTGGCTTGGACTATTTAATCTTGCGTTTTGGAAATGTTTATGGTCCTAGAGATGATATTAAATACAAAAGGGTAATATCTCTTTTTATAGATTGTATATTAAAAAATAAAATACCATCAATCTTTGGAGATGGAAATCAGACAAGAGATTTTATTTATGTTTGTGATTTGGCAGAATTTATTGCTGAGAATATTAATAAAAATTCAAAAAATAAATTATTTCACCTGGCATATGGAGAACAAATAAGTGTAAATGAAATTTTTAAAATTCTTAAAGAATTGTGCAATTTAAAAGAAAATGCAAAATATGTTCAAGCAGTAAAAGGAGAAGTAAAAGATATTTATCTTGATATTTCTTTAGCAAAAAAAGAATTAGGTTGGAACCCAAGACATAATATAAAGCAAGGATTAAAAGAAACCTTAGAATATGTTCAAGAAAATTTAATTAAAACTTAAAATGTATCCAACTCAACACCTCATCCTCGGAATAATCTTCTCTCTAGTTTTACTTTTTTTGTTTCCCCAAATAGGCATTATTGGTGTTTTAATTATTATTTTCTCTACAGTTTTAATTGATGTTGACCATTATCTTTATTATGTTTTTAAGAAAAAAGACTTGAGTTTAAAAAATTCTTATAATTGGTTTATTAAAAAAGTTAACAAATTCCATAATTTACCACGCAAGCAAAGAAACAAGTTTTACCTTGCATTTTGCTTTTTGCATGGTGTAGAAATATTAATTATTCTTTTATTATTTTCTAAATTATTTCCTTATTTCTTTTTTATTTTCATAGGATTTAGTTTTCATTTGCTT
Protein-coding sequences here:
- a CDS encoding NAD-dependent epimerase/dehydratase family protein; this encodes MKILVTGGAGFIGSQIVDLLIKKDYEVVIIDNLSTGKKDYINDKAKFYEADITKEIDLIFKKEKPEIVIHMAAQVMLRDSLENPIYDAKTNIFGTINVLESCRKHNVKKIIYTSTIAVIGEPEYLPVDEKHLGKPCSPYGISKYTAEHYVRAYNQLCGLDYLILRFGNVYGPRDDIKYKRVISLFIDCILKNKIPSIFGDGNQTRDFIYVCDLAEFIAENINKNSKNKLFHLAYGEQISVNEIFKILKELCNLKENAKYVQAVKGEVKDIYLDISLAKKELGWNPRHNIKQGLKETLEYVQENLIKT